The Thermonema lapsum sequence CGGGCGCGTTTTCTGTACCAAACGCACAGCATACTCTATTACATTATCGGCAACGGGCACTTTGCGCACCAGCTCCTGAAACAACAATAGCTCCTGCTCTTCCAATACCTTTTTCACTTCTGCATGATAAGCGCCCGTTGTACGCCGGATGACTTCTACTTCCTCTTCAAAAGAGGGGTAGGTAAGTTGAATTTCAAACATAAAACGGTCCAGTTGGGCTTCCGGCAGCGGATAGGTTCCCTCCTGCTCTATGGGGTTTTGCGTAGCCAATACAAAGAAAGGATTCGGCAAAGGATAGCGCTGCCCTCCAATAGTAACGGCACGCTCCTGCATGGCTTCGAGCAAGGCAGCTTGTGTCTTAGGTGGAGTACGATTTATTTCATCCGCCAGAATGATGTGAGCAAAGATAGGTCCTTTGACAAACTTAAAATTGCGCTCTTTATCTAAGGTCTCCGAGCCGATAATATCTGCCGGCATTAGGTCGGGCGTAAATTGTATGCGGTGAAAAGAAAGGGCAAAACACTGGGCTATGGTCTGAATCAAAAGCGTTTTTGCCAAGCCGGGTACACCTACCAACACACAGTGCCCCTTAGAAAAAAGGGCTATCAACAATTGATCGATTACTTCATCCTGCCCTACAATCACTTTGTGTATTTCTTCTTTCAGCTTACGGTAGGCAGCAGCAAAAGCCCTCGCCGTATGTATATCTACTTGATGGTTCTCCATGGGTTTATGGGTTATTCTGCTCCAAAAATCTGACAGCCCCGGTATTCAGGGGCTACATGAATATACAATTCGTCTTTGGCTTTTAAAAACCACTCATTAAGTACTTTGTTTTTCTTCTCTTCCAGTGCCATTTCGGCAATACGGTCAAAGTCAGTTTCTAAAGAAGCAAAATGAGCAGGATACTTTGCTTTGAAGTAAATGATACGCAAAGCACGCTTTCCGTCGGGCATGCGGTATTCCATGGGCTTCGAAATAGTACCTACTTTCATGGTGTCGAGCACACGATAGAGATAGGCATCTAATTCCTTGTCTGGTATGCGGTAAGCACCTTTCCGGCTCATGAAGTAGCCACCGTTGGCAGCAGTATTAAGCGACTGCACGCCTTTGTCTTGCGAAAACTGAATGGCTGCTTTCTCGAAAGTGAGGCTGTCGACTTGTATGACACGGCGCAAGCTGTCCAAAAACCTATACTCTTGTTCTTTTTCCACCTTCGACCAGTCGGGAATTATCAATATATGACGGCAGCGGAATTCGTCGCCACGACGCTCCTCAAGTTTCACGATATGAAAACCGAAAGGAGTTTCAAAAACACGGGATACCTCGCCGGGCTTCAAGCGGAAAACCACTGCTTCAAACTCAGGAACCAAGTTGCCGCGACGCTGCCAGCCCAAGTCACCGCCGAAGTCGCGGGTACCGTCTTGTCCATAAATTTTGGCAAGCTTTTCGAAAGCTTCTCCATCTTCTACAATACGTTTCCTGATGGTTTCCAATTGTTCTTTTACACGCTGGCGCTCTTCTTCTTTTAGAGGCAAAACACGCACTATCTGCGCCACTTCAAACTCTGTGGGGATGATAGGGATGCTGTCTTTGGGCAAACGCTTGAAATAGCGTTTCACCTCTGCGGGGGTAATTCCTATGCCTTCGGTGATTTTGGAACGCATTGTCTGGGCAATTCGCTCTTCTTTGAGCGATTGCTGCAACTCCCGCTTCAAATCTTCAAAGGATTTGCCATAAAGCTCTTCGAGTACCTTCGGCGAACGCCCTTGCAAGAGCGCATCGATACGTTGTTCTGTTTCCACTTCAATCAACTGGTCGCTTACAGTTACAGAGTCTATTTCGGCTTTAGCCAGCAGCATCTTATTTACCACCATGCTTTGCAGAAGCTGACACTTGGCTTGTGGTGTACGCGGCAAACGCCCATCCTCCACCAGCTCTTCAAAATAAAGCTCCAGGTCTGATTGCAGGATGATATAATCATCTACCCGAGCAATGATTTTATCCAGTACTTGCTGCTGGGCAAGGGTTGTCAAGTGGCAGGTAAAAAATAGAACAAAAGAAAAGGCAAGGGAAAAGCAAAGCTTAATGATTGTTTTCATAAATTTCAAATAATTTTTTCTGTTTTGCTTCGGCATATATATCTTCTTCCAGCCGTTGGATTGTCTGGATGCGTCTCCGGTTATAAATCATTTCTTTCATTCTATCTTTTACATATTCAAGCGGAGCAACCGCACCAGCAGGCAGTATGTCTTTAATGAAAAGCAAACTCGCCCCCACTTCCGTAGTTTTTTCCCACAATTGTCCTTTCTGCAATAAGCGAGTGGGAGCTTCTTCCTCGGCAAAAGAGGTGTTCATGATTACCTGTCGCAAAGGCACCCAAGTCGAATCATTCAAAGAACAACTAAATGCATATTGCAAACAAACAGATTTCAGTCGGCTCAAGTCTTCTTTTTTGTTGCTCTTGATAGCACGTCTGATGACATCGAGTTGTTTGCTTTCTACGGGCAATTCCACAAAACGCACTTGCACCAAAGGTTCTTGCAGTCTGAAGTCCTCTTGGTGTTCTCGGTAAAAAGAGTCCAATTCAGCTTGGGTAATCAGAGTATCTAAGTTTCGGCTAAGATACTGCTGTTCAAATTCGAATAATATAAGGGAATTACGGTAGTCCTCTACCTTCCGGTTCAGCGATTTCTCATCGATTTCTGTTTCTTGTAGTGCCTTTTGCAGCAGGAGCTGCTTACGCACCCACAGGTCTATGTAGCGCTTGACCAGCTGGGCACTGTCTTGTGGGGGGGTTCTTGGAGGCACCACCGACTGAAGGTCCTCTTCATACAGCACTTTGTCTTTCACGCGAGCTACTATTTTCTTGGTGTCTCCACCCTCCGGCTGACACGCCAGCAACAAACAGACAGCCCCAAAAGCCAGCAAATAATTTTTCATTTTACTTTTTTACTAATGACAACAAGTTTTCTTGCACAATGCGCACGGGGTAGCGCTCTTTCAGCTCTTTCACCCATTCTTCTTCCAAAAACTTTTGATAATCGTTGATTACCTCACCGCGTGCCTCATTGTATTCCTTCAAACGAGCAGGCTCTACTTTTATGATACGTACAAAGAAATGTTTACCATCTTTCGAAAAGGTGTAATCACCACTCCGCAACTCCACTTGTTTAAGTACCGGCTCTTTGTCTGCTTCAAAAGCGCCTTCTCGTACCTCTATGCCGTCTATTAGGTTTTTCAGTGCCTGCGGCGAGGTAGAAAACACACTTAGCTCTACCTTGCGGCTGTTGCGGTAGTGCATGTAGTCTTTCTGTACAATTTGTGTGGAACTCACCCCACGTTGCTTCAAATACTGCACCAGAGCTTCTATGCGGCTTTTCGAGGTCCCTTCTGGCTCTTGCTTCTCCTGATAGCCGGCAATTTCTATCTTCATAGCTTCATCTTCAAGCAACAAGCTCACCAATTGGTCAATCTTCATGAGATGTGAACGGGCAAAGGAGGTTTCCCCTTTGGGGTAGTCAATAACGTAAGGGTTCACGACAGCATAGCGCCCATTGTTCTCCTGCAACAATGCTACTGCCCGTTGAAGGTCTTTTTTGTTCTGGCTCGAAATAATCAAAGCATGCACCCGTTGTGGGTATTGGTAGCGCTCCCGATGCGCCTCGAAGAATCGGCGTGCTCCGGCAGTATCTTCAATGGCACGCGTCCATACCTTTTCGGTCATGACATGAAAAAGCATCATACCCTCACGGTACTCACGCAGTAGGTGACGATACTCGGGGTATTTTTCACTCAAATGGGCTTTTTCAAAAGCCAAGGCTTGCTCATCTACGTAACGTTCAAAGAGTGCATCCAGATAAGCATGGGGCGTTGTGTGATTCTGAGGCACTTGCACCCGCTGCACATATTCCACAAAGTCTTTCACCGACAACAGCGCTTTTTCTTGCACTTGAGGATGCTCAAAGGCAATGAGCACTTCACTCAATAGCTTTTCGGGCAAGGCAGGTGCCCAGCGCGCTTGTAATAGAGTGGAATCGGCATAAGCCCACAGCTGCCTTTTGGCTTTTTCGCTTACCTTTAAACGGTTTTCGCTCTTCAAACGACGCAGCAGTGCTTCTTGGCTCACCTTGGAACGGCTGTCCCGAGCTACATGCCGTTTAATCAGCTCTTCTATTTCTTCATAAGGTTCCAGCTCTTGGCGCTTGATGAGCTTTACAATATGCCAACCATAGGGCGTCAGGAAAGGCTCAGAGATGTCGCCGGGTTTCTTTAGGGCAAAAGCAACAGCTTCAAATTCGGGCAAGGTGGTCCCCACAGTAAAGGGGGGCAACTCGCCTCCCTTGCTTTTGGTGTTTTGGTCTTCGGAGTACTGTCTGCACAGACTCTCCCAAGACTCACCCTTCTGCAGACGGCGGTAAATATCCCAAATCTTATTGCGCAAAGCAACAGAATCTTTTTCCGTAATGCCCTTGGGTACTCGCAACATGATGTGCGCTACCTGTACTTTACCGCTGTTGGGGCGCTTGTCGTGTACTTTCAAGATATGGTAACCATACTTCGTGCGAAAAATAGGCGACACTTCACCTACAGGCGTTTCATATGCCATATTTTCGAAAGGATAAACCATCTGCAAAGCGGTGAAGTAGCCCAGATAGCCGCGATTGGTTTTAGCTGAAGGGTCATCGGAATAACGGCGTGCCAACACACCAAAGTCGGCACCATTTACCACTTCTTGACGAATTTGCTGTATGCGCTCATAGGCACGCATGGTGTCCTGCGGTGAGGCATCCTCAGCTACTGCTACCAAGATATGCGATGCGCTCACTTCTGTCTTCATACGCTCGTAGGCTTGCTTTGCCAGCGAGTCTATGGTGCGATTGTCCTTCAAATATGGCTTGGCAAGCTGTTCCTTATAGGTTTCAAACTCCTGCAAAAACTGCGCGGTAGTGTCCACACCTTGTTCGCGGGCATACAGTACCTTCAGCTTGAACTTAATATAGAGGTCCAGATAATCGCGCAGACTTTGCTCTGTATAGGCGCTATCATCTTGGGTAAGGTTTTTTTCATAGACAAACAAAAACTCTGAACGCCGGATGGGCTCATTGCCCACATAAGCAATCACTGGGTCTTGTTCTTCCATACGGGCTTGTTGCTTTGGGGCATGCACAGAACGATTGCATGACACTAAAAAAAGAACAACCCCGCCCAGCAGATAATAGGCTCTAAAAAGATTCATACGGTTTAGTCATTTGCCTTTGAGAGAAATGGCGTCTGCAATTTTACAAATTTTCCACAAAAGGAACTAAGAAGCTTTTTCAGATACCAAAGCTTTTTGCAAACGCCACACACGACAACCTTCCCTTTCAAAAACATCTACTTTATCCATGATGGAACGCACCAGACGCAAGCCTAAACCACCTTTCCGGCGGCTACGAATCAAAGCCTGAATACGGGGTGGGGTGTAGCCTTTCATATCAAAAGCCGAACGACCGGAGGTGTCCACTATTTCAATGATTAGCAAGTCTTCTTTGAGTATAATCTCCACCCAGATGCGGTCGGTAGAAGCGGCAGGCACGTGGACAATCAGATTGCTGCACACCTCGTCTACAGCCAACACCAGTTGATTCAAGGTAATTTCGGATAGTGCCAATGAGTGGAGTGCACGCCAAACAAAGCGACGCAAATCAGACAAATAACGACTATCGTAAGGTATGTTCAGGTTAAGCCTCATTTAACGTAAAATATATTCAGGTTAAGCCTCATTTAAATAAGTATTAGCTTCATTTCGGTTGCCGTAAATATTCAGTAAACGGTCCACGCCCAAAATTTCAAACACATTGGCGACCTTGGGCTTCATGGAACAAATCGCTAACTTAATATGCTTCTCCTCAAACTCATCTAAGTGTGAGAGAATTACACCCAAGCCTGCCGAAGAAATGTAATTCAACTCTTCAAAATCTATCAATATCTTTTGAGCACCTTGGGCTTTTGCTTTCTCTATGGCTTCATCGAAAAGAATGGAAGAAGCAGCATCCAACTCGCCTTTGGGGCACAATACCCATATGTCGCCTTCTTTTGTAACAGACACTTCCATTTTGCTCTTTCACTTCAATAATACGCAGCTGATGAAACGAAGGTTTTTTAAAAAAAACGAATCTTGCAGTATATTGTTTTTTAAAGTTTGGTCAGAAGCCTCCTTGAAAACGCAAATAAGTACCTAAGGGTAGTTTGCGCCCAGCATGGTCGGGCACATACAACTCGCCTACCTCGGCATGCCGAGCTGCCGGCAGATGTCGGAAAACGCTTTGGGTCAGGCTCTCTGCAATTAAGGCAGAAAAGCCAACCGAATACAGGTTCAAGAGGAAGAAGTGCTGCTGCTCATCTAACAATTTTGCACACAGCTGCATCAGCTCGTTGATGTGGTCTTCCAACACCCACTTTTCGCCATTAGGACCTCTTCCATAAGCTGGCGGGTCCAGCAAGATGCCTTGGTACTTGCGCCCGCGCTTCACCTCACGCTGCACAAACTTCATAGCGTCTTCAACCACCCAACGGATGCCGTCCAGTTTAGAAGCTTCTTGGTTTTGACTTGCCCAGTTGACTACCTGCCGCACCGCGTCAACGTGCACCACATCAGCACCCGCTTGACGCGCCGCCAACGATGCCCCCCCTGTGTAAGCAAATAAGTTCAACACTTTGGGCTGTTGCATACGCTTACATACCGAAGCTATGTATTCCCAATTGGCAGCTTGTTCAGGAAATAAGCCCACATGTTTAAAAGCGGTCAGTGCCAACCGAAAGCGAAGACTTAGTTGCTTACTTTTATACTGCACAAACCAAGGTTCTTTCAACGCACGGTAATGCTGCCACTCGCCCCGCTCTTCACGCCCTCCCTTGCCTGTTAAAGCAAAATGCACATGTGCCAACTGTCGCCATTTTTCTTGTGGCAAAGCAGGGTCCCAAACAGCTTGGGGCTCTGGGCGCGACAGTACATAGTTCCCAAAACGCTCCAGTTTGTAGCGATTGCCGCTGTCAATGAGCTCATAGTCTTGCCATACAGGCGTTTGTATCTGAATCATAAAACACTCTATCCCATAAAACTACTGGCAAAACTATACAAATTCGAGTGATGTTTTTTTGTAAGGTAGCCGTCTTATTCCTTAGACAGGTATAAAAAGAAAAAAGAAGAAAATAAATCACCTGCCACTTTTACCAAGAACAAGGTATTAACAATAAAATAACACCCAAAAACTAACTTTAAGCAAGAAAGCAATTAAATTTGGCGTGCGTTTTGCTGGCATCTCATACACAGACAATGAAAACACAGTCTAAATATTGCAAAAACAAGCTGCAAAAGCTTTACGAATCGCCCCTAAGCGTGATGGACTTAGGGACCAATACCTTTCATCTTTTGATTGCCAAACTAAAAAACCCTCTTCCCGATTACCAGCCGTTCGAAGTCATCCATAAAGAGAAAATAGCTGTAAAGATAGGACAAAACGGCATTAGCCGGGGCATCATCAACGAGCAAGCCCAAACACGCATGTTCGAAGCGCTACGCTACTTCCGACTTAGTCTTGCCGAATACGACATAAACCCCGGCGAAGTAGAAGCCATGGCTACCAGCGCTCTGCGCAATGCAAGCAACGGCACTTGGCTGGTACAAAAAATAAAAGAAGAGTTTGGCTTAAACATACAAATCATCGACGGTGAAGAAGAAGCAGAACTTATCTACTATGGCGTAAAAGCTTACATGCCCATAGGTAGCGCCCCCGCACTCATCATGGATATAGGCGGCGGTAGTGTGGAGTTTATTATCGGTACCGACCGGGAGATATTATGGAAAAAAAGCTTTGAAATGGGTGCCCAGCGTCTTTTCGATTTGTTCATGCACCACGACCCCATTCACCCCCAGGACATCGAGCTCCTGCGCCACTACTTGGCACAGGAGCTCGAACCCCTCTTCGAAGCATGTCGCCAGTATCGCCCTGTCTATTTAATTGGCTCTTCC is a genomic window containing:
- a CDS encoding ATP-binding protein; the encoded protein is MRLNLNIPYDSRYLSDLRRFVWRALHSLALSEITLNQLVLAVDEVCSNLIVHVPAASTDRIWVEIILKEDLLIIEIVDTSGRSAFDMKGYTPPRIQALIRSRRKGGLGLRLVRSIMDKVDVFEREGCRVWRLQKALVSEKAS
- a CDS encoding class I SAM-dependent methyltransferase: MIQIQTPVWQDYELIDSGNRYKLERFGNYVLSRPEPQAVWDPALPQEKWRQLAHVHFALTGKGGREERGEWQHYRALKEPWFVQYKSKQLSLRFRLALTAFKHVGLFPEQAANWEYIASVCKRMQQPKVLNLFAYTGGASLAARQAGADVVHVDAVRQVVNWASQNQEASKLDGIRWVVEDAMKFVQREVKRGRKYQGILLDPPAYGRGPNGEKWVLEDHINELMQLCAKLLDEQQHFFLLNLYSVGFSALIAESLTQSVFRHLPAARHAEVGELYVPDHAGRKLPLGTYLRFQGGF
- a CDS encoding Ppx/GppA phosphatase family protein: MKTQSKYCKNKLQKLYESPLSVMDLGTNTFHLLIAKLKNPLPDYQPFEVIHKEKIAVKIGQNGISRGIINEQAQTRMFEALRYFRLSLAEYDINPGEVEAMATSALRNASNGTWLVQKIKEEFGLNIQIIDGEEEAELIYYGVKAYMPIGSAPALIMDIGGGSVEFIIGTDREILWKKSFEMGAQRLFDLFMHHDPIHPQDIELLRHYLAQELEPLFEACRQYRPVYLIGSSGTFDTLKDIEEAQTGMPCDEITFSQFEKIHWQLLKKNRQERLNIAGMSEMRVDMIVVASILLHYVMHQVGLSYLKVSLYALKEGVLFKKLTHLLTT
- a CDS encoding peptidylprolyl isomerase; the protein is MKNYLLAFGAVCLLLACQPEGGDTKKIVARVKDKVLYEEDLQSVVPPRTPPQDSAQLVKRYIDLWVRKQLLLQKALQETEIDEKSLNRKVEDYRNSLILFEFEQQYLSRNLDTLITQAELDSFYREHQEDFRLQEPLVQVRFVELPVESKQLDVIRRAIKSNKKEDLSRLKSVCLQYAFSCSLNDSTWVPLRQVIMNTSFAEEEAPTRLLQKGQLWEKTTEVGASLLFIKDILPAGAVAPLEYVKDRMKEMIYNRRRIQTIQRLEEDIYAEAKQKKLFEIYENNH
- a CDS encoding peptidylprolyl isomerase — encoded protein: MNLFRAYYLLGGVVLFLVSCNRSVHAPKQQARMEEQDPVIAYVGNEPIRRSEFLFVYEKNLTQDDSAYTEQSLRDYLDLYIKFKLKVLYAREQGVDTTAQFLQEFETYKEQLAKPYLKDNRTIDSLAKQAYERMKTEVSASHILVAVAEDASPQDTMRAYERIQQIRQEVVNGADFGVLARRYSDDPSAKTNRGYLGYFTALQMVYPFENMAYETPVGEVSPIFRTKYGYHILKVHDKRPNSGKVQVAHIMLRVPKGITEKDSVALRNKIWDIYRRLQKGESWESLCRQYSEDQNTKSKGGELPPFTVGTTLPEFEAVAFALKKPGDISEPFLTPYGWHIVKLIKRQELEPYEEIEELIKRHVARDSRSKVSQEALLRRLKSENRLKVSEKAKRQLWAYADSTLLQARWAPALPEKLLSEVLIAFEHPQVQEKALLSVKDFVEYVQRVQVPQNHTTPHAYLDALFERYVDEQALAFEKAHLSEKYPEYRHLLREYREGMMLFHVMTEKVWTRAIEDTAGARRFFEAHRERYQYPQRVHALIISSQNKKDLQRAVALLQENNGRYAVVNPYVIDYPKGETSFARSHLMKIDQLVSLLLEDEAMKIEIAGYQEKQEPEGTSKSRIEALVQYLKQRGVSSTQIVQKDYMHYRNSRKVELSVFSTSPQALKNLIDGIEVREGAFEADKEPVLKQVELRSGDYTFSKDGKHFFVRIIKVEPARLKEYNEARGEVINDYQKFLEEEWVKELKERYPVRIVQENLLSLVKK
- a CDS encoding STAS domain-containing protein; amino-acid sequence: MEVSVTKEGDIWVLCPKGELDAASSILFDEAIEKAKAQGAQKILIDFEELNYISSAGLGVILSHLDEFEEKHIKLAICSMKPKVANVFEILGVDRLLNIYGNRNEANTYLNEA
- a CDS encoding peptidylprolyl isomerase; its protein translation is MKTIIKLCFSLAFSFVLFFTCHLTTLAQQQVLDKIIARVDDYIILQSDLELYFEELVEDGRLPRTPQAKCQLLQSMVVNKMLLAKAEIDSVTVSDQLIEVETEQRIDALLQGRSPKVLEELYGKSFEDLKRELQQSLKEERIAQTMRSKITEGIGITPAEVKRYFKRLPKDSIPIIPTEFEVAQIVRVLPLKEEERQRVKEQLETIRKRIVEDGEAFEKLAKIYGQDGTRDFGGDLGWQRRGNLVPEFEAVVFRLKPGEVSRVFETPFGFHIVKLEERRGDEFRCRHILIIPDWSKVEKEQEYRFLDSLRRVIQVDSLTFEKAAIQFSQDKGVQSLNTAANGGYFMSRKGAYRIPDKELDAYLYRVLDTMKVGTISKPMEYRMPDGKRALRIIYFKAKYPAHFASLETDFDRIAEMALEEKKNKVLNEWFLKAKDELYIHVAPEYRGCQIFGAE
- a CDS encoding AAA family ATPase, with translation MENHQVDIHTARAFAAAYRKLKEEIHKVIVGQDEVIDQLLIALFSKGHCVLVGVPGLAKTLLIQTIAQCFALSFHRIQFTPDLMPADIIGSETLDKERNFKFVKGPIFAHIILADEINRTPPKTQAALLEAMQERAVTIGGQRYPLPNPFFVLATQNPIEQEGTYPLPEAQLDRFMFEIQLTYPSFEEEVEVIRRTTGAYHAEVKKVLEEQELLLFQELVRKVPVADNVIEYAVRLVQKTRPTIESNTVAVEYLEWGAGPRASQYLILGGKCHALLHGKLSPDIEDVQAVALPVLRHRIVRNFKAEAEGISLDTIIQKLL